agcagatgagatcagaagcaggacagctgcccactgcagctacatacagagcactgcagtagaaggtagattactagccagcaaagctacctaagcttaaatgtccctcaaacccctgcagacttctgtccctccaataacagagcagtatcaaaacgattactagccagcaaactttcaactgtccctgaaatcactaacaggcagcagctctctccctacactatctcttcagcacacacaggcagagtgaaaaaacgctgcagggcttcggtttttatagggaaggggagtggtccaggggagagcttcctgattggctgccatgtacctgctggtctggggtgagagggcaaaaaaaagcgccaacaatggcgaacccaaaatggcgaacgtcgcgcgacgttcgcgaacttccggcgagcgcgaacacccgatgttcgcgcgaacaagttcgccggcgaacagttcgcgacatctctactgctcACACCACAATGTACTCTCTTTCTAGGGCTACTGGAATACCCTTCATGGTTCTGTGGAGGAAAAGTCTATGTTTGTTTTAACCATGTGTCCTGTATGAATGTGCGTGTGACTGGGAACTAATTGTTAAGTGAAATAGTTCCAGCTCTTTCATGCTTTCGCTGCTTATAAGACTTGTACTAACCCACCATGTAAGAAACCAGTGGTACCCCCGATACAAATGCACCCCAATATTAGTGTGCGAGCTTGAGGGAAGAGGGCAGTGAACTCTAAGCACTAAGGCGTTAGCCAATAGGAGAGTAAGTCTCCGTTAGGAGCATCTCAGGTCACTAAAAGGAGTTAAGCCAGTAGGAGAGTAAGTCTCTGTTAGGAGCATCTCACCCTAGAAGGGAGGAAACTTGTGAACAGGGATTGGCCACCCCTGCGCATTCATCAGGAGGGTGATACCGGATGTGAATAGAGCTCAGTTACCTCTGCGTGTTCACCAGTAAAGGTGATTGTGGATAGATATGGCAAAGTGTAGTGTCCTACTTGCCTACGTAGAGTAAACTTACAGAGAGTCCTTTGCCAGACCTCCCAATGGTACATGGAATCACGAGACAAGAGTACAAGTATGTAAGTACATAAATAGACAGTACCCCAGTGATGTATTAGAAGTTCTAGCCCTACAGAGTTGAGTGGTTGTACATAGAGCCGTCAGCTCCCTATGCTGGGAATGTTTCCCGTAATAAGATCAAGGGAGAGCTCTTCCCGCTGCACATCCTTATCTTCATTGCTGATTTGATCACTCATAAAGCCTGTCGTTGAAGACAAGTCACAAGTCAACACGACAGCAGCCTCACCAACATCTTCATCACCAGCTCATGTTAAAGTTGTCACAAGAGACATATGTACAACTGTTTGAGCCTAATGATAATGCTCTTGTTAAAATGCATGTTATGGCAGCATCTGCACTCAATATTACTGATTGTTGGATATGTACACACTTTCCTTTCACAGCTCGCAGTGTGCCATACATAGCAGAACCTCTATCCCCTCACGATATAGTTAACATGCCACGAGGCAATTTCACACTTCTTCAGTATAACACCATTCCTATGGCCATCTCAGGACTCACCACAGTAGTGTGTTTTAATAAAACTGTGTCGTCCAAGGATATTGGTAAGTCGGTACACTTATGTTCTGATGGCCTTTGTCTCAACATTTCATCAAATCACTTACATCTAGGGGACCTTAATTGTGACTCAGCCTCACTAGTGCTAGATAAGTTCAGCACTGACTGAAGAAATTATTCATATTTCAAGGTTAATTGCACTTATCCTTTCACTACATGTATGTTAAGCACCGACATGTTGCTAAGACTAACCTACCTTATAGGTCTCGATCTTCCTTACACTTTACCTTCACCTTATTACTTTGTTTGTGGTAAATGTGCTTATTCTTGGTTACCAAAAGGTTCCCGCGGGGTATGTATGATTGCTAGATTGCCTCCTCCCACATGGTATATGGAAGCTAAAGATATTAAGATAGCTCCGATTCCAGCACACTTGCTAGCTAAGCGCAATGCCAGAGCTCTCTTTGACATCCCCTGGGTTAACAGATGTCTCATGTGTGATTTGTCGTTGCTACTTGATAACATTACTAATGAATACGACTCTTCTTCTAAGATAGACAGTCAGGAAATGCAAGAGTTGAAGAAGGACGTTATGCAGCATCGTTTAGTTTTAGATTATTTTACAGCTAGTCAAGGAGGATTATGTACAGAGGTAAAGACAGCCTGTTCTAATTACATTGATAATTCATATGACGTAGAAGACGTTATTGACAAGCACCTAGTAAAGGTTCAgcagatgaacaactcctttctAACCAATCACACGGAACAATCCATCTTCTCTTGGTTGGACCCATCCACATGGTTCCAAGGTATCAGAGCTTGGTTCGcaaagattttccataccatCCTATGTCCTTGTCTGTGTTGGTGTCATTCTCCTAATCATCTATTGTCTTCCTAACatcatttgttgctgttgttcttgCTGTACCTCCTTATTGTCTGCTCTACTTCAACGTCTAGTTCTTCTAAGCCTGTTCTTTTCTATTATAGGAACACTAAAGGTAAAAAATGACTTCATTTAATCATCACAGTATATACCCCACGTATCCTCATATAGGTTGTATTCGTAGCATTTATAAGGTATGCTATAATtccttgtttgttttgtattattgttgTCAGAAATACTGACGGGGGAATTGTGGAGGAAAAGTTATCTTGACCCCCCTCAATGGAGGGAACAGTTTCAAAGTGCCAATGAGGCTCTTGTAGAAACGGTTCcaaggttatgtgtaacatctgcCAAGTTGGTTCTTATCAATAtctgtattgtttttgtattctgTGCCTACGAGAATCATCCTTGAAGCACATGTGCAGTTACTCCCTTACTTTTCTCATAACAACCTAATACCAATTATCCCACTCTGACGTCTATCCCTCGTTACTCCCTAAAACTCCCTTTTACTCCCCTTCTCATGAATATTTGTTTATCAGAGGGTATATAATGTCTGGTCAATCCTTTGTTCTCAGTTCTGTCTCACTTCAGTACAGGACCCACgtagctcgtgtatgtttattatataaataataaacttggttaaCCCTTTGcacctcaagtgatctctggtCTTTGGATTTTCCCCAACAGTTCCAATAAGAAATACAGTTGCTTGGACTTATTTATTGGGTAACCCTCCTCAGAGACCAGTATTTTCAAGGAGACTTGACTTTGTTAGCTCGGCTTTTGTTCCTCTACATATGGACTATTCTAAAAAGGAAGATTTATATAGatagaaggagaaaaaaaagtaccccgcttaatcACTCCAAAAACAGTAGTCACAAGATGGGCCAACTTGTGGCCTTATTCAATTACCTTAAAGCtcaagtataaatataaagtgcagcgctatatttatattaaattcattaaaaaacaactaGATCTAGAGTTGATCagtgataatttaaataaagtgcagtgcaatattgACCATTAAGTGATTCAATTTTAAGGTCAAAAAATTGATACTTATACGCCGACTTCAGCAGCAACGTTGCTtgagaattaaataaataatttataaagtgcttaatagtgcaaaaaatatattatttagaagGTAATAAGTTAAATTAATTAGAGTGACCACAATTAATaggataaataataaatgttcagTTCATGAAACAAGTGAGAAATTGGAaaagaagaggaggtggagttgtcccaaatctgctGCCTATTGTttttccctgggacaccacaaagattgAGAAGGCAGAGCAACCGGGACTGGTGGTCTCAAATTTAACTAAGCCCTATTGCTGTTGAAGGCTATTGtatcctaaaaaccacaaatccacggcctcCTGGGAAATTAGATATGTAGTAGGAGAGATATAGATATGAACTGAGCAGTTCCCACCACCCCTCCAATAGTTGGCCGATAATTTAAGTGATTAAAATTGATTTTAGACAAACTAAAAGATCTGTAAACACAGAAAGCAGTTATAAACTGCTGAAGTCGGCGTATAAGTATCAATTTTTTTACCTTAAAATTGAATCACTTAAtggtcaatatatatttatttaaattatcactGATCAACTCTAGATCtagttgttttttaatgaatttaatataaatatagcactgcgctttatatttatacttgaGCTTTAAGGTAATTGAATAAGGCCACAAGTTGGCCCATCTTGTGACTACTGTTATTGGAGTgattaagcggggtactttttttCTCCTTCTATATATAAATCTTACTGAATTAATCTGATCTAGGTCAGACCTCTGCATTAAAACAAGGATAAgaattgttttattatacaaACGAATCATTGGTGTGTTTGTATTCTAAAAAGGAACACATATGACCAACCATGCAGACAGACTTTTTGCTATAATAAAATACAGGCTAATTGTCTGGAGtgctaataaaataatatttagagtCTCAGCACcaaacattatgttctacaagaGTATGGACACCATCTCCTTCACACCTCCAGCAACCAGCCCATTTCTGTTTAAAGATAATATGTCTCACCTAcaaatttatatacaggtatgggacctgttatttttcttaaatttggatctccataccttaagtctacttaaaaataattaaaatatttgataaacccaaaaggattgttttgcttccaatgtggATGAATGGTATCttaattgagatttattattacagagaaaaaggaaatcagtttaagaaattagaattatttgcttataatggagtccgTGGGAGACGGCTTTTCATCTCCcatggagctgtctggataatgggtttctggacaacggatccTATAAATGTGTATCTAAGAATGGCAATGGCAAACTCATTTATAAAACAACATGTAAGATTATCAGTAAAATGTAACTTATTCAATAAGTGCCCTCTATTATTCTGTATaacatttaatattaaaatgaatctaatttatttaatgattttattacaGTGATATCAAACTAAATTGGAAAATAGTTACAATGAGTATCATAAAAGATATTACAAAATCCTGCACACTATTCACTGTGTAACAGTCTCTGTTCTGAATTCTCCGTCTCCTTGGAAGCCGCAAACTGCATTTCTTGGCCAGAAGAACATTTTGACCATTTCCCTTTTCAGCTTGGGATTACAAAGGATAAGCGTTATGGAGTGGAAGGTAGGATAAGAAAAAATGATAAAGTAACCAACCGAACGGCCAGTATTATTCAATGTTATTTTCCAGAGGAGCAGGTTACCAATTAAATTACACATAgacaaaaaatacagtaaaagaaTGTATCGAATTAGAGACCAGTGGGCATCCATGCTGGGTGCCTTAAAATTTGGAATATTGATTCTGGTGTGTTTCACGTGTGAATGCAAGAGGGAGAGCAGATACATTGATGACAACATCTCTATCATAAATGGAAAAGCCTGGCCAAAGACATACGAGGTCATCAACAGTTGCTGAAGGTTTTCAAAAGTTCTGTTTTCTGTCGAAGTGTTGCCAAGACCATGTAGACAAGATATTTCATCTCCACTCATATAATATATGAGTCCTGTAACAAAGGAAATGAAGGCAAACAGGAGGATGGCATATTTGGTGATAAGGGGGATCTTTGATTTCAGCTGAAGGATCAGAGGATGTTTTGAGATTGTGATCTTCACATAGTACAAGCAGCAAAGCCACATACTTAGCCAGTGACTGAAAAGGTCCAGTAAGAGCTCTACCACATAAGTGATACAGTAGGCAGCATAGGCCGACAATGGAATCAGGCCAAAAGAAATGCCTGTAAGttccagaaaaaaagtaaattgcaaGAAAAATCTGGTGGAACACAGGACTGTTAAGATCCGATCGGATAGCTTCATCTTTCTTGCTGTTAACCAGTCTTTGATGTTTACAAGTGGGATAAATCCATTAACTGCCAGCCCCAGAAGAACAGCAGCTACTGAAAACACAGTTGGAAGCACATCATCAATCAAATAGGACATCAGGAAAGCTTAATCCAGGTTCCTTGATGTCTTCTGGCAGCAACTCCACCTTTCAACAGGATTCCCACTATTTACTGCTCAAAGCATGGGATATATAGTGATAATGGCGTGTGCCAGGTTGTCAGTAGTTGGACTGGGAACGTTTTTTGACTGatgcaaatgaaataaaaacaagagGAATAATCAGACCATCTGCTACACAAGCAGTGTTCATGGCTTGAAAATGTGTTTGTAGAGAGGGCAATTTGTCTAGGAAATAATATATACAACGATTTGATATCCATGCAAATGCAATTGATTTGAATATATTGTGTACAAGGTGGTGTTTTTTCTACTGGGACACAAAAGGTAGGAATTGAAGGAACTTTCTATGGGACATGGTGCTCCTTTTAGTGCATTAATTTGATAGACACAGTTATTTGAAAGCTAAGCACAAAGGTTGAAATCCTAGATTTGGGATGTGAGCAATAGGAGAATGAATATTTCATAAAGACAATCTTTGTTACTGTCACACACTCTTGATAGAGATTGTTTTTACTTTGGGTTGTCTATCTCTGTTTGCAATGGCTACAGGTGCCACTGCTCAAGAGAGCCTTCCTTGCACATCAGACCACTTTGAGTGAAGGCTCCAGAGGGCTGCGTCCCAGCTATTCCAATCCCCAAAATATTTCACATGGCTCTAGGCTGGACCAGAAAGTGAGGACTGTCTTGTATACATGTGTTATCATATGTTTTATCATTGTCTCAGCCTATGAGATATCTTGTGCTTGGTCACCCTCTGAAGGCACAAAGCCCTCTGTGTTCTCCAAACTTTACAAGAGAAAAGACAGAGATTGAAAAGATTCCAAGAGTGTTGGTTCTTTAGAGAGATGTCCAGTGAGATGTTGCTGTAGAAAGATGTTACAGAGAAAAGATTTTagccaacttaaaggggaaggtcatttaaaactacagagaaaaaatctTTCTGGAAATACTTGTGGTTCAGAAGTATGCTCTTAGAGTGAGGAGTTGAGCTTAGTTGTGTGTAGTAGGGGACAGGATCCAAAAAGAAAGTGATCAATC
The genomic region above belongs to Xenopus laevis strain J_2021 chromosome 5L, Xenopus_laevis_v10.1, whole genome shotgun sequence and contains:
- the LOC121393575 gene encoding taste receptor type 2 member 39-like; amino-acid sequence: MSYLIDDVLPTVFSVAAVLLGLAVNGFIPLVNIKDWLTARKMKLSDRILTVLCSTRFFLQFTFFLELTGISFGLIPLSAYAAYCITYVVELLLDLFSHWLSMWLCCLYYVKITISKHPLILQLKSKIPLITKYAILLFAFISFVTGLIYYMSGDEISCLHGLGNTSTENRTFENLQQLLMTSYVFGQAFPFMIEMLSSMYLLSLLHSHVKHTRINIPNFKAPSMDAHWSLIRYILLLYFLSMCNLIGNLLLWKITLNNTGRSVGYFIIFSYPTFHSITLILCNPKLKREMVKMFFWPRNAVCGFQGDGEFRTETVTQ